A portion of the Achromobacter sp. MFA1 R4 genome contains these proteins:
- the flgM gene encoding flagellar biosynthesis anti-sigma factor FlgM, whose amino-acid sequence MKINSTTNRPLSADAVGARAETAVSQAYGASSATGSSSSQVALSSASRKMLALQDGSNDINVERVAAIRAAIASGQLKIDTGRIADSLIASARDLLK is encoded by the coding sequence TTGAAAATCAATTCGACCACTAACCGGCCCCTGTCGGCCGACGCCGTCGGTGCCCGCGCCGAGACCGCGGTTAGCCAGGCCTATGGCGCCAGCAGCGCCACGGGCTCGAGCAGCTCGCAAGTGGCGCTGAGCTCGGCATCGCGCAAGATGCTGGCCCTGCAAGACGGCTCGAACGACATCAACGTCGAACGCGTCGCGGCCATCCGTGCCGCCATCGCGTCCGGGCAGCTCAAGATCGACACCGGCCGCATCGCCGACAGCCTGATCGCCAGCGCCCGCGACCTGCTGAAGTAA
- the flgA gene encoding flagellar basal body P-ring formation chaperone FlgA yields the protein MKISARLLHARACLAALLLATAAAAQAQDASAAQAPEAVVIAAQTYLQEQLASLPGEAAIAIDPPRTDRLTPCETLSPFLPSGMRLRSRMTVGVRCNAPKPWTAYVQATVSVSGHYYVASRLIAKGQALTPADLDAREGDLITLPPGAITDPQAVAGMTAAFRINAGQPIRSSSLRNAQSVMRGTNVRINARGNGFMVSSEGEALDNAAPGAVVQVRTAGGQVVSGIVRNATLVEVQL from the coding sequence ATGAAAATCTCCGCAAGACTCCTACACGCGCGCGCCTGCCTTGCCGCCCTGCTGCTGGCCACGGCGGCCGCCGCCCAGGCGCAGGACGCGTCGGCCGCCCAGGCGCCCGAAGCAGTCGTCATTGCGGCGCAGACCTATCTGCAGGAACAGCTGGCCTCCCTGCCCGGCGAAGCGGCCATCGCCATCGACCCGCCGCGCACCGACCGCCTGACGCCCTGCGAGACCTTGTCCCCATTTCTTCCGTCGGGCATGCGGCTGCGCTCCCGGATGACCGTGGGCGTGCGCTGCAACGCGCCCAAGCCCTGGACCGCCTATGTGCAGGCGACGGTCAGCGTGTCCGGCCACTACTACGTGGCCTCGCGGCTGATCGCCAAGGGCCAGGCCCTGACGCCCGCGGACCTGGACGCGCGCGAAGGCGACCTGATCACCCTGCCCCCCGGCGCCATCACCGACCCGCAGGCGGTCGCCGGGATGACGGCCGCGTTCCGGATCAACGCCGGCCAGCCCATCCGCAGTTCATCGTTGCGCAACGCCCAGTCGGTAATGCGCGGCACCAACGTGCGCATCAACGCGCGAGGCAACGGTTTCATGGTCAGCAGCGAAGGCGAGGCCCTGGACAATGCGGCGCCCGGCGCCGTCGTCCAGGTGCGCACCGCAGGCGGTCAAGTGGTCAGCGGCATCGTCCGCAACGCCACCCTGGTGGAAGTACAGCTATAG